Proteins encoded together in one Urocitellus parryii isolate mUroPar1 chromosome 3, mUroPar1.hap1, whole genome shotgun sequence window:
- the Trappc5 gene encoding trafficking protein particle complex subunit 5, protein MEARFTRGKSALLERALARPRTEVSLSAFALLFSELVQHCQSRVFSVAELQARLAALGRQVGARVLDALVAREKGSRRETKVLGALLFVKGAVWKALFGKEADKLEQANDDARTFYIIEREPLINTYISVPKENSTLNCASFTAGIVEAVLTHSGFPAKVTAHWHKGTTLMIKFEEAVIARDRALEGR, encoded by the coding sequence ATGGAGGCGCGCTTCACGCGCGGGAAGTCTGCATTGCTGGAGCGCGCACTGGCGCGGCCGCGCACTGAAGTGAGCCTGAGCGCCTTCGCGCTGCTCTTTTCCGAACTGGTGCAGCACTGCCAGAGCCGCGTCTTCTCGGTGGCTGAGCTGCAGGCCCGCCTGGCCGCCTTGGGCCGCCAGGTGGGCGCGCGCGTCCTCGACGCACTGGTGGCTCGGGAAAAGGGGTCCCGGCGGGAGACCAAGGTGCTGGGTGCGCTACTCTTCGTCAAGGGGGCCGTGTGGAAGGCGCTCTTTGGCAAGGAGGCTGACAAGCTGGAGCAGGCCAATGACGACGCGCGCACCTTCTACATCATCGAGCGGGAGCCTCTCATCAACACCTACATCTCGGTGCCCAAGGAGAACAGCACGCTCAACTGCGCCAGCTTCACGGCCGGCATCGTGGAGGCCGTACTCACACACAGCGGCTTCCCTGCCAAGGTCACGGCGCACTGGCACAAGGGCACCACGCTCATGATCAAGTTTGAAGAGGCCGTCATTGCCCGAGACCGGGCCCTGGAGGGCCGCTGA
- the Retn gene encoding resistin, with the protein MRALCVLLLPVLGLLVASKSSCPMDEAVDEKIQGSISSLIFAAMQNIRLDCKTVTSRGNLATCPAGHAVTGCTCGSACGSWDVRAETTCHCQCAGMDWTGARCCRLQAA; encoded by the exons ATGAGGGCTCTCTGCGTCCTTCTCCTCCCTGTCCTGGGGCTGCTGGTGGCCAGCAAGTCATCGTGTCCCATGGACGAAGCCGTCGATGAGAAGATCCAGGGGAGCATCAGCTCCCTAA TTTTTGCAGCAATGCAGAACATCCGCCTGGACTGCAAGACCGTCACCTCCAGGGGGAACCTGGCTACCTGCCCTGCAG GCCACGCTGTCACCGGCTGCACGTGTGGCTCAGCCTGTGGCTCATGGGATGTGCGCGCCGAGACCACGTGCCACTGCCAGTGTGCGGGCATGGACTGGACCGGAGCGCGCTGCTGTCGTCTGCAGGCCGCCTGA
- the Fcer2 gene encoding low affinity immunoglobulin epsilon Fc receptor — protein sequence MAGHEYAGFLEPPRRRCCRPRLPLVLLGMLTALLWAGLLTLLLRWHWDTERNLRQLEDSAARNVSQVSKDLHRYQSDQMAQKSQAAQLSRNVERLQAQQTQLESQDSELSWNLDRLRADLSDSKSQSLNERRAASDSLEKLQEEVAKLWMEILASKGTTCNTCPEGWLHFRQKCYYFGQGAKRWVQAKFTCDDLEGRLVSIHSQEEQDFLTKHASKRGSWIGLRDLDLEGEFIWMDGSPLGYSNWNLGEPNNGDQGEDCVMMLGSGKWNDASCRGELDAWVCEQLATCGPPAPSASGDVLEPAPTEGH from the exons ATGGCGGGACACGAATACGCAG GGTTCTTGGAGCCCCCCAGGAGGCGATGCTGCAGGCCGAGGCTGCCGCTCGTACTGTTGGGGATGCTGACCGCACTGCTGTGGGCTGGGCTGCTCACCCTGCTTCTTCGGTGGC acTGGGACACAGAGCGGAACCTGAGACAGCTGGAGGACTCTGCTGCCCGCAACG TCTCTCAGGTTTCCAAGGACCTGCACAGATACCAGAGTGACCAAATGGCCCAGAAGTCCCAGG CTGCTCAGCTGTCGCGGAACGTGGAAAGACTCCAGGCCCAGCAGACGCAACTGGAGTCTCAGG ACTCTGAGCTCTCCTGGAACCTGGACAGACTCCGAGCAGACCTGAGCGACAGCAAGTCCCAGA GCCTGAATGAGAGGCGTGCCGCCTCCGACTCGCTGGAAAAGCTCCAGGAAGAGGTGGCGAAGCTGTGGATGGAGATACTGGCGTCCAAGG GCACCACGTGCAACACGTGCCCCGAGGGGTGGCTCCATTTCCGACAGAAGTGCTACTACTTCGGCCAGGGCGCCAAGCGCTGGGTCCAGGCCAAGTTCACCTGCGACGACCTGGAAGGGCGTCTGGTCAGCATCCACagccaggaggagcag GACTTCCTGACCAAGCATGCCAGCAAGAGGGGCTCCTGGATTGGCCTCCGGGACCTGGACTTGGAGGGGGAGTTTATCTGGATGGACGGGAGCCCCCTGGGCTACAG CAACTGGAATCTGGGGGAGCCCAACAACGGGGACCAGGGCGAGGACTGCGTGATGATGCTGGGCTCGGGCAAGTGGAACGACGCCTCCTGCCGCGGCGAGCTGGACGCCTGGGTCTGCGAGCAGCTGGCCACCTGCGGGCCACCCGCCCCCTCAGCCTCTGGGGATGTGCTGGAACCTGCACCCACAGAAGGGCACTGA